The genome window CCTCGTCCTGTGGACAGTGTGAGGGTGGGACTCTTATCAGAGTCATGCTCGCTGGGTTGAACAGGAGGacgaggggaaaaaatgtattGCTATAAAAACCGCTACTGGAAATTTTCCACtatgaaaatgtcatttttgacGAAATATGGTTTatattttccagaaaaaaaaaacaaaaggtgcAACCTGGCAACAGAAATCATGTAAAAGgtcatgcttttgtttttgaataagaataagaagattTATTAAATAgcccttttttaaatttaatctgAGGTCATTtctgcctttatttttgtctgaaATATTGAAAGAGTGAAGTTTGtgattagtttgtgtgtttcgGATGCAGGCCTTCATCTTCATGCAGTTTCTCTGTGGTATTAATGATGTGACAGATAAGAGTCATCAGCCTCGTTTCCAAAGAAACAGGAAAGAAACTGAaacatttctatatttataCTGTGTAGATTTGGGTGTAATTAAAGCCTGTCGCCTCTGTTTACCCAAAACTGACTGCACTTTCTAATCTAGTTCTGAGCATGAATCATGTGGAAGACACAGTTAAAGGCTGTAATGTTAAAATGATTGATACAGTTCAATAAAAAATGGCTCAATTAAGGCTTTCATTTAAGAAAATTACAGCGCCCTCCAccattattggcacccctggttAAGATGTGTTCTTATGCttcaaatatattcatttttttaaacaatatagaaccacaatgcaaaaaaagagagaaaaattcATCCTTTAATTGAAGTACAATTattcagtggaaaaaaatatcccacattaaggatttttttttttttaatgaaatcatGTGTGCCACAATTGGCTTTttattggcacccctgatgTTAATACTTCGTACAACCCCCTTTTGCCAACAAGACAGCACTTGATCTCCTCCCATAACATTTCACAAGACTGGAGAATACACAGAGAGGGATTGACCATTCATCTTTGCCCAATCTTTCTAGATCATCCAGAGTCCTGGGTCCTCTCTTTTGCATTCTCCTCTTCAGCTCACCCCACAGGTTTTCAATTGGGTTGAGGTCTGGGGACTGAGATGGTCATGATCATGGTCATTGTGTCtgctgaaccatttttgtgtaGATTTCGCCacgttttgggtcattatcctgctgaaagacccAATGACGACCCATCTTCATTTTTCTGACAGAGGCTTTTGATTTATAATGTCCTGGTATTTCAAAGCGTTCATGATGCCATGCACTCATGCCAGGTTCCCAGGGCCTTTGGAAGAGAAAGAGGCCCACAGCATCACAGACCCTCCACCACACTTCACAGTGGGCATGAGGTGCTTTTCCGCATACTCATCTTTTGTTTTACGCCAGACCCACTTAGGGTGTTTGTTGGCAAAAAGCTCTATcttagtctcatctgaccaaagCACACGGTCCCAGTTGAAGTCCCAGTACCGCTTAGCAAACTCCAGACGTTTATGTTTGTGATTGTAGATGAGAAAAGGCTTTTCCCTTGCATGCCTCCCAAACTGCGTGTTGGCATGTAGATAGAATCTGATGATTGTTTGATGCAGTTCTCTAACAGTGAGCTTTGGAGATTTTTTTACTTCTCTTACCATCCTCCTCACTGTGCGTGGTGGCAAGATAAACTCGGGTCCTCGTCCAGCCTTGTTTGTCACTGTTCCAGTTGTTTTAAACTTCTTAATGATTCCTCTGACTGGAGATATGGGCAAGTTTAGGCAAGTATCTATTTTCTTGTAGCCATTGCCTGACTTATGAAGGTTGACACACATCTGCCTTACTTGAATGGGGTGTTCTCTTGTCTTTCCCATGTTGAGGAGTGGATAAGAGAAAGGCTTCTGTGTCACGTCATATTTATACCCcagggaaacaggaagtcatgaattattaattaaaataatattaaaattagtTTCTGGATACTCTGATAAACTttaaaaactacagtaaaaattacaaaaatgcttcaattacatttattttataggaattgttaggggtgccaataattgtggaacaggtgattttatatataaaaaaacaattattttttagtcatgtatttgttttttttttgtttttttttaagtttagatttttctacaattttcagtgtgagattatgcttctgcaataaaaaataaatttattagaaGCCTAAGAACACATCATaaccaggggtgccaataattgtggatTGCgctgtaattctttttttttttttccacttacaCTGAAAATATATTGGGTATGAATTTcatatataaatgttaaatattgcataaattttataaaaacattactaaataattctaaaatattAAGAGTAAGATTCATTCGATTAATCTGGaaagtaaaattaaatttacacattAAACTTAAATGTATTAGTGATCCAGACACAATTCTGCCTCTTTAATTTTGTCCTGAAGCTCTGAGGCGAGTAAAAGCATCTgataataaatacacatatttttttttacactgtgttTAACTGTGATCATATTGCATTCTGGAAGTAATATCAGTAAAATAACATTTctgttgtgtaaataaataaattattaactcagtttaaatatctaataaacaATAGGGGGTAGCAAGAAAATTCACAGAGAAATCAAGGATCAATTATGGAATTATGGCAGAGAGCATTAGAGACCTCAAAAATGTTACAAATCTgatatatagaataaaaaacaaatattattttatgatATGCAATGTAAACATTGATAATGTTTGCTTCAGTTAACACAgttgaaatagaaataattgaTCAATTTTAATGATACCATGGCATTtagtattatttaattaaaaaagataatactaaaagtaaaaaaaaataaataaataaataataataataataataataataataataataataataataataataatcatgatgatgatgattattattattattattattattattgttgttgttgtgtgctgtgtggtgctCTATGGTACTGCAGGAGAAGTAGAGCGCCCTCTGGTGGTTAGTTCAGTAAACGCCACGCTTCATTTCTTAAAGACTGAGCAGCTCTGCACTGAAACTTGGCAGCAGAAGTCTACTGGAAAAAAAGGTGAGTTAGAGATCTGAtcatctttaatttattttaaaacatgaatTTTCTGATATAAACGGATCTTTTGACACACGATATTTTCCTGGAAATAACGCGATGTTGCTTCCCTGTCCTTGTACATACATCTCGCCGTCAACACCAGCATTTTCCTGTGAAATGAAGTAGAAAGGTTATTTCTAAGTAGTATTTTTGGATCAAAGATAAAGGATTTTTCGGACATTTACAGCCACATATTGCTAAGtcatatattactttattttttagtttgtttatgCCTAGGGCCGTTTCTGCGTGGTTTTTTTCCAGGCCCGGGGAAAATTTACATGATGTGTTTGTTAAGTGTAGCTTCATGGAAATGGgtttacatgtaaaaaaaaaacaaaacaaaaacaactaaacAAAACCAGTATCACGAAATTCGAATGGAAAACGACCAATTTAGGCTTAAGTACAACTGTAGCTGACCACCGCATATTTATAAACGAAATAAATTCCTTGTACTGTGCTGGtaataactttatttatttaatttttcacctaaataaaatcaattccTTGCACTTAGGAATTTCATaaattttgttaatttatttttaggATTATTTTTTAAGAGCGAAAGCGAAACTGGACGCGAGTTCTGGTAATTCACGTTCATACAGGCGCCATCTAGTGGATATCTAATGTATTATTATGCGCTTATTATGATTAATTCTGCATTACAGGCGCCGCCTTGTGGTCAAATTCGGTATTAATCTGTAATTATTCGCCACGCCatgtgccatctagtggataTATAAGGTATTAACGCTATAATATTTCGTTGCTATAAGCGCCACCTGGTGACCACGTACGGTATTAATccactttttttcctctttcacaTTCGCCTCCTAGTGGCCAGACATGGTATTAACTCATTCGCAAAAACGTTTTTTTAAAGGCGTGGAACAGGGAAACAAAACACGCTagttaaatatacattttttaaattgtttgtatttattaagctatttattaaataataatatacacatgTAAAAGTtatgaataaaatacagataataATATCACTTGTGTGTTTCGTAGTGCTTCAGAATGTCCCTGACAATCAGCAGGGCCGAGGGGGTGACGGTGTACACCCTCCACTCCAACCACAAAAGTAAATGGCCGCTCATCTGTCAGATCCTGGGTACCATGTGCTACAGCCCCGTGTACTCTGTGTCTCAGAGACTGAAGCAGGAGCTTAGCTGCACGCTCACAGCACTGGCGGTTTGTTATGCATTCAGACACTACTCAAGGGGTTTTCATGTTTGAGAACTCatttaataaatcaaaaatCATCATTGCACAATGGACAAACAGTACTGCTTCTACTAAAAATCAAAATATCATCATATAATGATATATTCATGCATTTTGTCCATATCGCTGTCTGATATTGTCTGATATTTTAGGACTTGAATGAAGATAATGTCATGCACTGTGATTATAATAAATTTATCTGTTTTCTCAGAAGAGTAATGACCACCTTCTCTCTTCTCACAGACTATACAGATCATGGTTGGAATAATGAATCTGGGCTTCGGGTCTTTAAGTTCAGCCATTTACTATGTCCGTTATTTTGAGTCTATTTCCCTTTGGATAGGAGGCGTGGTgagattaatttttttgtgaaaACATAATTGTTTTATTCAGATTAATGTGACCTTCTTATGTTTCACATATGACGTGGTGGATAAACATGCATTATTGTGGTCAataaatgatcttttttttttttttttcagattattGCAATTGGAATAATGTGTATCCTAACAGAAAAGTTTCCGAGCCCATGTCTGGTGAGTTTCCTTTCTTGAAGCATGCTGTTGCTGTATTCTAGCTCATTGAGTCAGCTCATTTGACTGATCCATACGAGTCGACTATCAAACAGATCACTGCCATTTTATCTTAAACCCAGTTTCATTTCCATTATcacttatccaatctatcctcgggtcatggggagcctgtgcctatttcaggcgtcatcgggcatcaaggcaggatacaccctggacagagtgccaacccattgcagggcacacacactcacgcaatcacacactatgggcaatttagagactccagtcagcctagaagcatgtctttgtactgtgggaggaaaccagagcacccggaggaaacccaccaagcacggggcatgcaaactccacacacacagtgagcgggagcgagactcgaacccaggaccatgggcgtcgctaggccaacATTTcgactcagcccccctaaaaattctgcgattctccataaactgtacacaaattggtgatctcctcagtccactttaaatttcatataaaaacgGTGGCAATTTCATATAAAGACTTCGGCTCTTCACCGTCTTTCAGCTCATTCTttaatccgcagaccgcggcgtcgcagagcgaggatcagaggacaagtgtaagtgtgtgtgtgtgtgtgtgtaagtgtgtgtgtgtgtgtgtgtgtgtgatcaggaagactcgtatttggcttgttcagtactcaaatgttatacacatctatgcaatacagtgaaatgctgcaataagtttaccatcctaccctgttagtcaaacctttatattttatttttttattttttactgttataccccccttaaatgaaaatcctagaatcgcccctgcccaggacgctggaggtgtgaggcgaacgtgctaaccactaagccacggTGCCGCCATTTCTTGTAATCCATACATAAGAAATCGTCTCGGTACGTCACAATTTAGGATACGACATGCGCCCTGTGGGTATATAAAGAGTTCCAGCTGAGGAATATCAAACAAAGCTGAAtgagcacaacacaacacaccacaggcTTATATAATATCCAGTTCCACTGAATATCAAATAAACTTATAACACAACACTGTTAGTTTTCTATATGAGTCACTCTGGGAATAGTGCAGTTTTTTGCAAATCATAGACTTATGTGAATGATCTTATTCTAGtatgttatcgtttccatagtaacactACAACGACTTCAATCAAAgccatttaatataaaaaaatacataacattatttaacaaagaagaGCATGTAATTGTTGAAACTGTGAAATTTCCTCTGAGGAGAATGAACATCAGTGATTATTTGACTATAACAGAGTGTGAGACAGAATGTTTGGATCCTTACATAAATATCAGGTCCGGTATTAATCCGAATCGGACTATTAAATAATCCACTGTGTAATAAAATCCTGTCCTTACTCACTCTGTACATGTAGGTTTTCCTGGCTGTACTGATGAACATAGCGAGCGCTGCATTAGCCATAACCTCCATCGTGAATTATTCCATGGATTTGGCAGGCAAACGTTTCTGGGACACATGTGATCCTCCTGGCCGTCAGGACTATCTGTATTCCTGGACAACTCCGTCTCCCTCTAAAATAGCTATGTGGGATGAAGTCTTTAAGAAAAGACTAGAGATGTACAGAGTTTGTGAGGAAAACAAGCAGATTATACAGGTAATGACTTATTAATGATTTCAGAAGAAAGTAGTTTTTGATCTGTAAGGCCGAGTCTCTGAAATGATGATGCTGGAGTTATATGATGTGATTAATTAGTCGGAGGGACTACAGTTCCCTGTATAGGTATTCAGCCGCTCGGCTTTTCTCACATTTAATAACGTTATGCTATGAAAAATTTTCTTTACCCGTGAgcaatcattttcatttttatgaattaattttaattaatattgaaTCTCTTTGTCTAATTTACATATAGAGTGATGAGGTCATTTCTATGCTCTCAAACAATGCAGATTATTCCTGCATAATCTAGTACCTCAAGACCAAGAACAACACTTTTCATCTGGGATAAATTcccactgatacacaatcatgTGACTTCTGATCTGATTATTATATCAGATTTATATTAGATTTCAGTACTAAATATAAGTTGTCCTAATTAGAATGTATACACTCTAGATGATCTAATCACCTGTGTAACCAAAACAAATTCAATTTCTACAACCAGAAACTCTTCAGAGGCCTGGACATCATGATGATTGTCCTCAGTGTTCTTCATCTCTGCATCGCGATCAGCTGGTGTGTTCTGAGCATAAAGGCGCTGTGCAAGAAGCATGCAGATGCTCAGGTATAACCGTCTTTTGAGAGATAAAATAAATGAGCCGATATAACGAGTCCTGAGAGCCGAGGCTGGACTCCTGACAgcacaacagaacaaaacagagGGCTTAAAGCTGATCTGTGTTCAATTTTTCAGGACCTGGAGGATCCAGAACTTCGCAAATCTCTCCTAGAGGAGGAAAATCCAGATTTTGGGTGTTAGAAACAACCACACCAGTAATTCCTCTGTGTCATTTAAATACACTTTTCCACATTGTTTTTAAAATCAGTGTTCATTTGCATGATGTTTGCTTGATTTGCACTATAGATGTATTTTCTTCACCTGTTTTATCAACCAACGCTGTGCACATGTTTACTAAAACAGCaataaaggtaaataaaatcTGCATTTTGTTACCAGTGGCCGTCagaagtagcctttatttgtcacatatacattacagcacagtgaaattcttttttcgcatatcccatccttggaggttggggtcagagcgcagggtcagccatgatacagcgtgcctagagcagagagggttaagggccttgctcaagggcccaacagtggcaacttggcggaaacccgatcttccagtcaacgagccagagccttaaccacttgagccaccaccgcccctaATGAGCTATATTACATAGTTCATTATAAGAAAAGCACTAACAACTTGACATAGGTGATTACTAAACATAATTTAGGGTAATAATGGGAAATATACAAGCATTCTTTCTGCTGATAACATGCACCAGAGAAGCTGTTTTGCTAGTAATTCTGTCTAAAGATGACTTTAGCAACAGAAATAAGTATAAGTAGATCTTATTCATCATTTCCAAATATTCCCAGTTCTGGAAATGTTAATAGATTCCATGTATTTTCAAGCTCTCCGTGTaatccgtgtgtgtttacagtcaTCCACCACCAGATGGCGCTGAGAACTCCACTCGTCTTCAGCTGTGTGGTTTTCGTCTGGACAGCAGTAGCCATtttgagagagaaatgaagagaaaatgaaGGCTGTACTCCAGCAGAGGCTGTTCACTGACCCCCGTGGAGGTCAAGACAACACGAGtgcacacagaaaacattcaaTCACATctaatttctatttaaaaaataatgactgacaatgtaataaaaaaaactttttaagctaaaaaaaaatactgattttctatattgtgtgtatatttatgggTTATTGGGTCAAACTAGTTAGCAATGTAGCTAGTTAGCACACTTAAATAGCTTATTAGGAAGTGACCAATTTAAAAGAGATTAATGAAAGAGAGTAAAGACAGTcattttgccaaaaaaaaaagtgagagaaaaggcAGAAATTTTGCATAATTTGTCTGAATTATGAGTATTATGAGTTTTGTTACTCAGGTACTTATGTTGATTGTCTCGGCCCTCAGTTCAGAATAAACATATTCAaattaacagatttattttattatgaataATTTTTAGTCAGGGTTTTTCAATAGTGTCTAGACCAACACTTTTAAACACGAGAAAAATTGGTTTTAAACCTGAAAATATGGACTGAAGAATAAAAtagttcattttttcttttgctattaGAAGAGATATGATGAAAAAATAATCAAGAGGCATATGTGCTGTATTTTAATTggaattaataaaatgtttttgtttgttcagtgtgcTCTCCTGTGAAGAAAACGTCCCTATGATGTTGTTGCAGAATAATATCATCTTTAAATTACACTTCGGCTAGTTCaactgtatagtgtgttaacTAAAGTACAtgaataatgtatataaataagaaTAAGGGCACATGGAGTTAAAAGCCGGTGTAGTGAGTGGCTCTAGATGATTTACAGAGGTGTTTCTGTTATAGTTGCTACGTACAGGTGGTCCGATACTGAGAATCAACAAGCAATTTGCAAACAAAAGCAGATAACAAAGACTTTTCTCTTAATACCACAGACATGTCTGTATTCTTATGCCATTGTTTGTGTTGggtttgctctttctctctacttTAGTAGGATTATTTTCAGTGAATCACTGAGTCTCTTAAAAACCCGGCTCACATTAGGGGCGTGGTGATATACTGGTCTAACTGGATATAAAAACCTGAAATTTAACTGTTTACATTAAAGTATACTGGTATAGATGATGTCATCACATTTTGAGGTGCAGTGCCCCGCCCCCTACAAATTTAGGGTAAATATTAGGATCATTTTTGTAAATTAATTGCTTGATTATATTCCacatgattaaaaatattttatagttttCTTCAAAAAATGTCCTTGGGATGATATAtacacagattttctatggttGTATCAGGTCCTTGTTTAAAGGCCTGGTGGCCCTGCATGTGCTCCACTGGAGCCAGTCTTCTCATAAAAACCATCCTTTTTTGGACActaaaatgaaattatttctAAAGAGACTGAATTAAGCAGTAGACAGGGTAACATTTCGGGGATAAATGGCAGCACAATGTATTCCTGCATCCAGAGCGAAAATGTTTCCACGCCACGTGATGTTTTTCTGCGTTCCTGAGATCACCTGATGGGGCCGGACTCAATGCAGGGCTGTCTGACCAAATCGTATTTCTGGAAAAGTAATTCTggtctgatttaaaaaaaaaaaaaaattcttaagcTATTCAACTGGGTATGTTCAggccaaactcacacacagtataGATAACTCTCCAATGCTTCTGCGCTCTTTGTGATTCAAGTATGTAACAAAAATACATTAACCTTCACCAGAGAAGCAACCAAAATCTCTGAGCTTGGGATTGGAAAATCTCCCAAATCTTATCTGTCTATATTGTCATTGTCTGATTTCTCAGGCTTTGCAGACTTCATTTATTGTCCATGTACTCTGTAATCAGATCCACTGGCTCTAGGAGCAACTAAAAGCAACTAAATCCTGACAAATATTAAGATCCTAGCTCAACCATCATATGTTGGTGGTTGAGGTAAGAGTTAATGAAGTGAACAGACTATAAAGCTTGATTTTGGTGTGAAATTGCTCCAGGCACGCCCAGTTTaagatattatatttttatgaaaCATTAAGTATTTTGTTGCTTTGGTTAAAATGGAAAGTTTCATACATCATTATGAAACTGAAACTGCAGCAGATTGCATTGCCTTCTGGCGAGATTTAACTCCTGACATTTGCAGGAGGCCTGAAGTTTTGATTCCTCCAGAACATTGGAGTTATGAAAATTTGATCTCTTTGGCCTCCAAGAGAGATTCTCATAAGTAAAAGAGGAAAGGGTTAGAGAAACTCAATAGGGCATGTTAGAGAATAACCCTGGATGGTGGAATATGTGGAATttaaaataatctaataataatactaataaatacCATAAAACAGTTCTAAATTTGCCTAGTTCCTTAGTTTCAGGAAGATGTTCCGCAGGTCCTGAGCTCTGCCCCGTTTCTCaagaagaggaaataaaaacagagaatCAGCTATACTGGTGGTTACATTggacttattttaaaaaatgacaaaaaactcACCATAAGTGTGTTCCTCTTTTTTTAGTGGTCAGTGTAAATGAATCAGATAAAGTTCACCAACCGCTGGCTGCCAGACTGCTGTGTAGAACAGATTTATCACCAGCACACACAGTCACGACTTGAGGAAATTATTTCACGTTAGTCGTCTGGTGGAACAAGGTGCTGTGTTCTGTATAGTACTGATACTCTCAAGGTGCGCAAATTACACTTCAGTGATCAGACCAGATGTGACTTCTCTTCTTCACTTGGATATGGATAAAACCAAACCATACTAGGTCATACTGCTTTCCTGTCATCTCCTCCTAATTATCTTCAGTCAGTTCTTAACTGCCAACTGTTGAGCATATATAATATTTAGACAACCAAAAAACTGTCAATTTACAGTCATGTTtagtttaatgttgtggaaataAGTTATTTTCTTATCACTTTATAGCACATTATAACATATGTTAATGTCAGAAAATTAAAGCTGCAGCTTTACCTAGAGATAACAAAtaacttttaattaaaattatacactctttttaataatttgtttacAAAGGAGAATCTGTTAGCacactgttgttgttgatctttcggctgctccctaggtgtatgaggggtcgccacagcggaccaactggtcgCCACAACAACTTTTTACGCCGGATGTCcgtcctgacgcaaccctcccatttttatctgggcttgggaccggcgtggctggggtttgggcactgacTGAGAATGAAACCCTGGCCTTCCACATGGCAGGCAAGAGCCCTACCACAAACATCTGATGCACTTGTTTCAACAACATAATTAACATTTTCAGAAACTCTAAATGAAATAACAATCTGTGAATTTCTCTCT of Hemibagrus wyckioides isolate EC202008001 linkage group LG23, SWU_Hwy_1.0, whole genome shotgun sequence contains these proteins:
- the tmem176l.1 gene encoding uncharacterized protein tmem176l.1 is translated as MSLTISRAEGVTVYTLHSNHKSKWPLICQILGTMCYSPVYSVSQRLKQELSCTLTALATIQIMVGIMNLGFGSLSSAIYYVRYFESISLWIGGVIIAIGIMCILTEKFPSPCLVFLAVLMNIASAALAITSIVNYSMDLAGKRFWDTCDPPGRQDYLYSWTTPSPSKIAMWDEVFKKRLEMYRVCEENKQIIQKLFRGLDIMMIVLSVLHLCIAISWCVLSIKALCKKHADAQDLEDPELRKSLLEEENPDFGC